A region from the Lycium barbarum isolate Lr01 chromosome 8, ASM1917538v2, whole genome shotgun sequence genome encodes:
- the LOC132605252 gene encoding uncharacterized protein LOC132605252 yields the protein MTDFYEKKADIAFDTRPSYRNREQADNFDIVNVDNLPQQAPASMDCGVYVAAFAEYLSSSEVIPTEFDAKLLRMRYGALLCDYAWDKSHKNASSDNEQPLRPITPTVDYDAVDKVDLN from the exons ATGACTGATTTCTATGAAAAGAAGGCGGATATAGCTTTTGACACACGTCCTTCTTACAGAAACAGAGAACAGGCTGACAACTTTGACATTGTGAATGTAGACAATCTTCCGCAACAAGCTCCCGCTAGCAT ggattgtggtgtgtatgtggcagcCTTTGCTGAATACTTGAGCTCAAGTGAAGTCATCCCAACCGAATTCGATGCAAAGTTACTCCGTATGAGATACGGTGCCCTTTTATGTGACTATGCATGGGATAAGTCACACAAAAATGCATCAAGTGATAACGAGCAGCCTTTAAGACCAATTACACCGACAGTTGATTACGATGCAGTTGATAAAGTAGATCTTAATTAG